The bacterium HR11 genome includes a region encoding these proteins:
- the plsC_1 gene encoding 1-acyl-sn-glycerol-3-phosphate acyltransferase, with protein MWGFLKRRWWELRSLVVYLYVALALLLVGPPMIVYLLLTRDFPRAYRWGRRLLRWGLRLAGIRVEVTFRAEPPDPPVLFVANHQSLLDPPILLAYLPHDVRVFPKVQLFRVPIMGTLMRIAGFVPVDRERPEVARRELRKALDRLRQQVSFLIFPEGTRSPTGRLQAFRRGGFVLAIEAGVPIVPVSLWGTYGALPKGAWRIRPGLVRVVVHPAVSTQGLTWDDRHTLSARVWAQIREALPE; from the coding sequence ATGTGGGGGTTTCTCAAGCGGCGGTGGTGGGAGCTTCGGTCCCTCGTCGTGTACCTGTACGTCGCCTTGGCGCTCCTCCTGGTCGGTCCGCCGATGATCGTCTACCTGCTCCTCACGCGGGACTTCCCGCGCGCCTACCGCTGGGGGCGCCGACTCCTTCGATGGGGCCTTCGACTGGCCGGGATTCGGGTCGAGGTCACCTTTCGGGCCGAGCCGCCCGACCCGCCGGTATTGTTCGTGGCGAATCATCAGAGTCTTCTGGACCCGCCCATCCTGCTGGCGTACCTTCCCCACGACGTGCGGGTCTTCCCGAAGGTCCAGCTGTTCCGGGTGCCCATCATGGGGACGCTGATGCGCATCGCCGGTTTCGTGCCCGTCGACCGGGAGCGGCCGGAGGTCGCCCGGCGGGAACTCCGGAAGGCATTGGACCGTTTGCGTCAGCAGGTCAGCTTCCTTATATTCCCCGAGGGCACCCGGAGCCCGACGGGGCGTCTGCAGGCGTTCCGGCGGGGCGGTTTTGTACTGGCCATCGAGGCCGGCGTGCCCATCGTGCCGGTCAGCCTCTGGGGGACTTACGGGGCGCTTCCGAAGGGCGCATGGCGGATTCGGCCGGGGCTTGTGCGGGTCGTCGTCCATCCGGCGGTTTCGACCCAGGGCCTCACGTGGGACGACCGACATACCCTGAGTGCCCGGGTGTGGGCGCAGATCCGGGAGGCCCTGCCGGAGTAG